In Acanthopagrus latus isolate v.2019 chromosome 16, fAcaLat1.1, whole genome shotgun sequence, one DNA window encodes the following:
- the LOC119004726 gene encoding doublecortin domain-containing protein 2 isoform X1 — protein sequence MPGLTRRNDPPPTKTIIVYRNGDAFFAGKKIVVNPRQVTTFDHFLASLTKGIEAPFGAVRKLYTHREGHRLQRLDDLKHGGVYVAAGNEQFKKLDYCEITQKKPQNKKKEQIQPVVHSKIIVSARWRRAIDESCTINVFTNGEILVPPARIRIPKYTLRSWEKVLTMVTDKVHLPTGAVYRLHTLEGRPVCGPTQLENNQHYVAVGAGKFKALPYEHCIPFRDLIREKNMLESRDILPAIRKTRRAKDVFARTGFGEDLEHTARGQMKKHTAKLERTKQQRQVSRNPVLFSTGEGSVFNAQNSRSELAGAAEVQEDRRLKVDLPIDQVEAKIVDEDESCCASPCKASLHDSDGSSRQRSLSSGSRKDEAKEREVGSRLCRIRSRMSQFFKERHKQ from the exons ATGCCGGGTCTTACAAGGAGAAACGACCCGCCTCCGACTAAAACCATAATTGTCTACAGGAATGGAGACGCTTTCTTTGCCGGGAAGAAAATAGTTGTGAATCCACGACAGGTGACAACCTTTGATCATTTTTTGGCCTCCTTGACCAAAGGGATTGAGGCTCCGTTTGGCGCCGTCAGGAAGCTGTACACTCACAGGGAGGGCCACAGGCTTCAGCGCTTGGACGACTTGAAGCACGGCGGTGTGTATGTTGCGGCTGGAAATGAGCAGTTCAAGAAGCTGGA CTACTGTGAGATAACACAGAAGAAGCCgcagaataagaaaaaagaacag ATCCAACCTGTTGTTCACAGTAAAATAATAGTTTCTGCACGCTGGAGGAGAGCTATTGATGAGTCCTGCACAATAAA TGTCTTTACCAACGGAGAGATCTTGGTACCGCCGGCTCGAATCCGGATCCCAAAGTACACTCTTCGAAGCTGGGAGAAAGTTTTAACCATGGTGACAGATAAGGTGCATCTTCCCACTGGTGCTGTGTACAG GCTTCACACACTAGAGGGACGTCCTGTCTGTGGTCCCACTCAGCTGGAGAACAACCAGCACTACGTTGCTGTGGGTGCAGGAAAGTTTAAAGCTCTCCCATATGAGCACTGCATCCCCTTCAGGGATTTAATCAGGGAAAAGAACATGCTGGAAAG CCGAGACATCCTGCCTGCCATCCGAAAGACAAGACGAGCGAAGGATGTG TTTGCTCGTACGGGCTTTGGAGAGGACCTTGAGCACACAGCCAGGGGCcagatgaagaaacacacagccaAGCTGGAGAGAACCAAACAACAGAGGCAGGTGTCCAGAAACCCAGTTCTCTTCTCGACGGGGG agggCAGTGTGTTCAACGCGCAAAACAGCAGAAGCGAGCTGGCTGGAGCGGCGGAGGTGCAGGAGGACCGCAGGCTCAAGGTGGACCTGCCGATTGATCAG GTTGAGGCCAAGATAGTTGACGAGGATGAGAGTTGCTGTGCGAGTCCCTGCAAGGCCTCCCTCCATGATTCAGACGGCTCGAGTCGGCAGAGGTCTTTGTCTTCAGGTTCCAGGAAGGAT GAGGCtaaggagagggaggtgggtTCCAGGCTTTGCAGGATACGGTCACGGATGTCCCAGTTTTTCAAGG aaagaCATAAACAATAG
- the LOC119004726 gene encoding doublecortin domain-containing protein 2 isoform X3, with protein MLRLEMSSSRSWSRYHAVRYCEITQKKPQNKKKEQIQPVVHSKIIVSARWRRAIDESCTINVFTNGEILVPPARIRIPKYTLRSWEKVLTMVTDKVHLPTGAVYRLHTLEGRPVCGPTQLENNQHYVAVGAGKFKALPYEHCIPFRDLIREKNMLESRDILPAIRKTRRAKDVFARTGFGEDLEHTARGQMKKHTAKLERTKQQRQVSRNPVLFSTGEGSVFNAQNSRSELAGAAEVQEDRRLKVDLPIDQVEAKIVDEDESCCASPCKASLHDSDGSSRQRSLSSGSRKDEAKEREVGSRLCRIRSRMSQFFKERHKQ; from the exons ATGTTGCGGCTGGAAATGAGCAGTTCAAGAAGCTGGAGTAGGTACCACGCTGTACG CTACTGTGAGATAACACAGAAGAAGCCgcagaataagaaaaaagaacag ATCCAACCTGTTGTTCACAGTAAAATAATAGTTTCTGCACGCTGGAGGAGAGCTATTGATGAGTCCTGCACAATAAA TGTCTTTACCAACGGAGAGATCTTGGTACCGCCGGCTCGAATCCGGATCCCAAAGTACACTCTTCGAAGCTGGGAGAAAGTTTTAACCATGGTGACAGATAAGGTGCATCTTCCCACTGGTGCTGTGTACAG GCTTCACACACTAGAGGGACGTCCTGTCTGTGGTCCCACTCAGCTGGAGAACAACCAGCACTACGTTGCTGTGGGTGCAGGAAAGTTTAAAGCTCTCCCATATGAGCACTGCATCCCCTTCAGGGATTTAATCAGGGAAAAGAACATGCTGGAAAG CCGAGACATCCTGCCTGCCATCCGAAAGACAAGACGAGCGAAGGATGTG TTTGCTCGTACGGGCTTTGGAGAGGACCTTGAGCACACAGCCAGGGGCcagatgaagaaacacacagccaAGCTGGAGAGAACCAAACAACAGAGGCAGGTGTCCAGAAACCCAGTTCTCTTCTCGACGGGGG agggCAGTGTGTTCAACGCGCAAAACAGCAGAAGCGAGCTGGCTGGAGCGGCGGAGGTGCAGGAGGACCGCAGGCTCAAGGTGGACCTGCCGATTGATCAG GTTGAGGCCAAGATAGTTGACGAGGATGAGAGTTGCTGTGCGAGTCCCTGCAAGGCCTCCCTCCATGATTCAGACGGCTCGAGTCGGCAGAGGTCTTTGTCTTCAGGTTCCAGGAAGGAT GAGGCtaaggagagggaggtgggtTCCAGGCTTTGCAGGATACGGTCACGGATGTCCCAGTTTTTCAAGG aaagaCATAAACAATAG
- the LOC119004726 gene encoding doublecortin domain-containing protein 2 isoform X2 codes for MPGLTRRNDPPPTKTIIVYRNGDAFFAGKKIVVNPRQVTTFDHFLASLTKGIEAPFGAVRKLYTHREGHRLQRLDDLKHGGVYVAAGNEQFKKLDYCEITQKKPQNKKKEQIQPVVHSKIIVSARWRRAIDESCTINVFTNGEILVPPARIRIPKYTLRSWEKVLTMVTDKVHLPTGAVYRLHTLEGRPVCGPTQLENNQHYVAVGAGKFKALPYEHCIPFRDLIREKNMLESRDILPAIRKTRRAKDVFARTGFGEDLEHTARGQMKKHTAKLERTKQQRQVSRNPVLFSTGEGSVFNAQNSRSELAGAAEVQEDRRLKVDLPIDQVKHDPAVWRCGCEPLGPVYLTGRRRRIDFSPGTLLATPP; via the exons ATGCCGGGTCTTACAAGGAGAAACGACCCGCCTCCGACTAAAACCATAATTGTCTACAGGAATGGAGACGCTTTCTTTGCCGGGAAGAAAATAGTTGTGAATCCACGACAGGTGACAACCTTTGATCATTTTTTGGCCTCCTTGACCAAAGGGATTGAGGCTCCGTTTGGCGCCGTCAGGAAGCTGTACACTCACAGGGAGGGCCACAGGCTTCAGCGCTTGGACGACTTGAAGCACGGCGGTGTGTATGTTGCGGCTGGAAATGAGCAGTTCAAGAAGCTGGA CTACTGTGAGATAACACAGAAGAAGCCgcagaataagaaaaaagaacag ATCCAACCTGTTGTTCACAGTAAAATAATAGTTTCTGCACGCTGGAGGAGAGCTATTGATGAGTCCTGCACAATAAA TGTCTTTACCAACGGAGAGATCTTGGTACCGCCGGCTCGAATCCGGATCCCAAAGTACACTCTTCGAAGCTGGGAGAAAGTTTTAACCATGGTGACAGATAAGGTGCATCTTCCCACTGGTGCTGTGTACAG GCTTCACACACTAGAGGGACGTCCTGTCTGTGGTCCCACTCAGCTGGAGAACAACCAGCACTACGTTGCTGTGGGTGCAGGAAAGTTTAAAGCTCTCCCATATGAGCACTGCATCCCCTTCAGGGATTTAATCAGGGAAAAGAACATGCTGGAAAG CCGAGACATCCTGCCTGCCATCCGAAAGACAAGACGAGCGAAGGATGTG TTTGCTCGTACGGGCTTTGGAGAGGACCTTGAGCACACAGCCAGGGGCcagatgaagaaacacacagccaAGCTGGAGAGAACCAAACAACAGAGGCAGGTGTCCAGAAACCCAGTTCTCTTCTCGACGGGGG agggCAGTGTGTTCAACGCGCAAAACAGCAGAAGCGAGCTGGCTGGAGCGGCGGAGGTGCAGGAGGACCGCAGGCTCAAGGTGGACCTGCCGATTGATCAGGTGAAGCACGACCCCGCCGTGTGGCGCTGCGGCTGTGAACCGCTCGGTCCTGTTTATctaacaggaagaagaagaagaattgatTTCAGTCCAGGAACACTGTTAGCAACACCACCATAG